A single window of Syntrophotalea acetylenica DNA harbors:
- the rpoC gene encoding DNA-directed RNA polymerase subunit beta': protein MEDIFSLFERPKDPLSFNAIRLSLVSPEKIRERSFGEVKKPETINYRTFKPERDGLFCAKIFGPTKDYECNCGKYKRMKHRGIVCEKCGVEVIPSKVRRERLGHIDLACPVAHIWFLKSLPSRISTLLDMTLKEVERVLYFEAYLVLDPGDTPLFRGQLLTEDKYAETMDEYAGQFVASMGAEAIRDFLVSINIEELSNTLRKEMSEAASEAKRKKVAKRLKVVEAFKFSGNRPEWMILETIPVLPPELRPLVPLDGGRFATSDLNDLYRRVINRNNRLKRLMELRAPEVIIRNEKRMLQEAVDALFDNGRRGRAITGPNKRPLKSLSDMLKGKGGRFRQNLLGKRVDYSGRSVIVVGPELKLHQCGLPKKMALELFKPFIYNKLEERGYCTTIKSAKKMVEKEKPEVWDVLEEVIKEHPVMLNRAPTLHRLGIQAFEPVLIEGKAIQLHPLVCTAFNADFDGDQMAVHLPLSIESQIETRVLMMSTNNILSPAHGKPIIVPSQDMILGLYYMTRERAFARGEGKVLSSRDELRMAYDAGEIDLQARIKVRMSRVAGEPVTLIETTTGRVLLRDVVPEIIPFDYINVVMAKKHVANLIDVCFRLAGNKETVLLADRLKDTGYRFSTLAGISICLDDMVIPDTKDVMMKAAVEEVTEIQKQYTEGLITDGERYNKVIDIWAKCTEAIAQTMLETLSKDEIVSPDGETVRVPSFNSIHMMADSGARGSAQQIRQLAGMRGLMAKPSGEIIETPITANFREGLTVLQYFISTHGARKGLADTALKTANSGYLTRRLVDVAQDAIITEQDCDTLDGIMMTALTEGGEVIERLGDRILGRTALEDVLDPVTGEVLVEANQQIDETLVEKIENAGIERLKIRSVLTCQSHRGICATCYGRDLARGHLVNLGEAVGVIAAQSIGEPGTQLTMRTFHIGGTASRRAEQTSLEARFDGFLKYLNLNSVLDADGHHVVMNRNAEIAVVDETGRERERYGVVYGARLRIGPDGPVSAGSLLAEWDPYTMPILTEIAGTVRYGDILEGVTMEEQVDEVTGLSRKVVIESKGADKRPRITLKDAEGKTAKLPNGAPARYMLPVGAIIVAPEEEKVSGGSILAKIPRETTKTKDITGGLPRVAELFEARKPKEYAIISEIDGVVSFGKDSKGKRKVYVTPEVGAPKEYLIPKGKHISVHENDHVKAGEALMDGSSNPHDILRVLGEKELAKYLVDEVQEVYRLQGVKINDKHIEVIVRQMLRRVRIKEPGDTRFLADDQVERWEFETENGRVVAEGGAPAVGEPLMLGITKASLSTESFISAASFQETTKVLTQAAIEGKVDYLRGLKENVIMGRLIPAGTGISKYRSARLLIEEPEEIEEPLPLDLDDENDIGEGDKVLVGDDFDEADD from the coding sequence TTGGAAGATATTTTCAGCCTTTTTGAGCGGCCGAAGGATCCTTTGAGCTTCAATGCCATTCGTCTTTCGCTGGTTTCGCCGGAAAAGATCCGTGAAAGATCCTTCGGCGAAGTTAAGAAGCCCGAAACGATCAATTACCGGACCTTCAAGCCGGAGCGGGACGGTCTGTTCTGCGCCAAAATATTCGGACCGACCAAGGACTACGAGTGCAACTGCGGCAAATATAAGCGCATGAAGCACCGGGGAATTGTTTGTGAAAAATGCGGGGTTGAAGTTATCCCCAGCAAGGTGCGCCGCGAGCGTCTGGGGCATATCGATCTGGCCTGTCCTGTGGCGCACATATGGTTCCTCAAATCGCTTCCGTCGCGAATTTCGACGTTGCTCGACATGACCCTCAAAGAGGTCGAGCGCGTACTCTATTTCGAGGCGTACCTGGTACTGGATCCGGGCGACACGCCACTGTTCCGCGGACAGCTGCTTACCGAAGACAAATATGCCGAAACCATGGATGAATACGCTGGGCAGTTTGTAGCATCCATGGGCGCCGAGGCGATTCGCGATTTCCTTGTAAGCATCAATATCGAAGAACTGTCCAATACGTTGCGCAAGGAGATGAGTGAAGCTGCCAGCGAAGCCAAGCGCAAAAAGGTCGCGAAGCGGCTGAAAGTGGTCGAGGCTTTCAAATTCAGCGGCAACCGTCCCGAATGGATGATTCTGGAGACCATTCCGGTGCTGCCACCGGAACTTCGGCCGCTGGTGCCTCTGGATGGCGGCCGCTTTGCCACCTCGGACCTCAATGACCTGTATCGGCGTGTGATCAATCGTAACAACCGCCTCAAGCGCCTGATGGAGTTGCGTGCTCCGGAAGTCATCATCCGGAACGAAAAACGCATGTTGCAGGAAGCTGTCGACGCGCTGTTCGATAACGGTCGCCGGGGGCGGGCCATCACCGGTCCCAACAAGCGGCCCTTGAAGTCGCTGTCCGATATGCTTAAAGGTAAAGGCGGACGCTTCCGCCAGAACCTGCTTGGCAAACGTGTCGACTATTCAGGTCGTTCGGTTATTGTCGTCGGTCCGGAACTCAAGCTGCATCAGTGCGGCCTGCCGAAGAAGATGGCGCTGGAGCTTTTCAAGCCATTTATCTACAACAAACTGGAAGAGCGCGGCTACTGTACCACCATAAAAAGTGCAAAAAAAATGGTGGAAAAGGAAAAGCCCGAGGTGTGGGATGTCCTCGAAGAGGTCATCAAGGAGCATCCTGTCATGCTCAACCGTGCACCGACGCTGCACCGCCTCGGTATCCAGGCATTTGAGCCGGTTCTTATCGAGGGCAAGGCGATTCAATTGCATCCCCTGGTTTGCACCGCATTCAATGCCGACTTTGACGGGGACCAGATGGCAGTGCATCTGCCATTGTCCATTGAAAGCCAGATCGAGACGCGGGTGTTGATGATGTCCACCAACAACATTCTTTCGCCCGCGCACGGCAAGCCGATCATCGTGCCTTCGCAGGATATGATTCTCGGTCTTTATTACATGACCCGGGAACGCGCTTTTGCACGCGGCGAAGGGAAGGTTCTTTCTTCCCGTGACGAATTGCGCATGGCCTATGACGCCGGTGAAATCGACCTTCAGGCGCGAATCAAGGTGCGCATGTCACGCGTGGCCGGCGAACCTGTAACCCTTATTGAAACCACGACCGGACGGGTACTGCTCAGGGACGTTGTGCCTGAGATCATCCCCTTTGATTACATCAATGTGGTCATGGCGAAAAAACATGTCGCCAATCTTATCGATGTATGCTTCCGGTTGGCGGGCAACAAGGAAACGGTGCTGCTGGCCGACCGTCTCAAGGATACCGGCTATCGGTTCTCAACCCTGGCTGGCATCTCCATCTGTCTTGACGACATGGTTATTCCCGATACCAAAGACGTCATGATGAAGGCAGCGGTTGAAGAGGTGACGGAAATCCAGAAGCAGTACACCGAGGGTCTGATCACCGATGGAGAACGGTACAACAAGGTTATTGATATCTGGGCCAAATGTACCGAGGCCATAGCCCAGACGATGCTCGAGACCCTGTCCAAGGACGAGATTGTGTCCCCGGATGGCGAAACGGTGCGGGTGCCGTCCTTCAATTCGATACATATGATGGCCGACTCCGGTGCCCGCGGCAGCGCACAGCAGATCCGGCAGCTGGCCGGCATGCGCGGCCTCATGGCCAAGCCTTCCGGCGAGATCATCGAGACGCCGATTACCGCCAACTTCCGTGAAGGCCTCACCGTGTTGCAGTACTTCATCTCTACACACGGTGCCCGTAAAGGTCTTGCGGACACCGCACTCAAAACCGCCAACTCGGGTTATCTGACCCGGCGCCTGGTGGATGTGGCGCAGGACGCCATCATTACCGAGCAGGATTGTGACACCCTCGACGGCATCATGATGACCGCCCTGACCGAAGGTGGGGAGGTTATCGAGCGTCTTGGCGACCGCATCCTCGGCCGCACCGCCCTTGAGGATGTGCTCGATCCGGTCACCGGGGAGGTGCTGGTGGAGGCAAACCAGCAGATCGACGAGACGCTGGTGGAGAAAATTGAAAACGCCGGCATCGAGCGTCTAAAAATCCGCTCCGTACTTACCTGTCAGAGCCATCGTGGCATTTGCGCAACCTGCTACGGCCGTGACCTGGCCAGGGGGCATCTGGTCAATCTCGGCGAAGCGGTGGGTGTCATTGCCGCCCAATCGATCGGTGAGCCGGGTACCCAGCTTACCATGCGTACCTTCCACATCGGTGGTACGGCTTCGAGACGCGCCGAGCAGACGTCTCTGGAAGCGCGGTTCGACGGTTTCCTCAAGTACCTCAATCTCAACTCGGTGCTGGATGCCGATGGCCATCACGTGGTCATGAACCGTAATGCCGAAATTGCGGTTGTCGATGAAACGGGGCGTGAGCGTGAACGGTACGGGGTTGTTTATGGAGCGCGTCTGCGGATTGGGCCGGATGGGCCGGTTTCCGCGGGAAGCCTGCTGGCTGAGTGGGACCCGTATACCATGCCCATTCTGACTGAAATCGCCGGTACCGTCCGTTACGGGGACATCCTTGAAGGTGTCACCATGGAGGAGCAGGTCGACGAAGTAACCGGTTTGTCTCGCAAGGTGGTCATCGAGTCGAAAGGTGCCGACAAGCGCCCGCGCATTACCCTTAAGGACGCCGAAGGCAAAACGGCCAAGCTGCCCAATGGCGCCCCGGCCAGATACATGCTGCCCGTGGGGGCCATCATCGTCGCTCCGGAGGAGGAAAAAGTGAGCGGCGGCTCCATCCTCGCCAAAATTCCAAGGGAGACCACGAAAACCAAGGACATTACAGGGGGTCTGCCGCGGGTTGCCGAGCTTTTCGAGGCCCGCAAGCCCAAGGAATACGCCATTATTTCGGAAATCGACGGGGTCGTATCCTTCGGTAAGGACTCCAAGGGCAAGCGCAAGGTGTATGTTACGCCCGAGGTCGGCGCGCCGAAGGAATATCTGATTCCCAAAGGCAAGCACATCAGCGTGCACGAGAATGATCATGTCAAGGCAGGCGAGGCCTTGATGGACGGCTCCAGCAACCCTCACGATATCCTGCGGGTGCTTGGCGAAAAAGAGCTGGCCAAGTACCTGGTCGACGAGGTGCAGGAGGTGTATCGTCTGCAGGGCGTCAAGATCAACGACAAGCACATCGAGGTTATCGTGCGTCAGATGCTGCGCAGGGTCAGGATCAAAGAGCCCGGAGACACCCGTTTCCTTGCAGATGATCAGGTCGAGCGCTGGGAATTCGAGACCGAGAACGGCAGGGTGGTTGCCGAGGGAGGCGCCCCGGCCGTTGGCGAGCCTCTTATGCTTGGCATCACAAAGGCCTCCTTGTCGACCGAGTCGTTTATCTCGGCTGCGTCTTTCCAGGAAACCACCAAGGTTCT